The genomic region TCGCCCCCCGAGTAAGGTCACGATCCGACCGCGAATCTCATCTTCAACCATCAAAAAGCGGTCTTCTTCCGGCAACTGCAATGTATATCCCAACGCCCCCACCCCCCGGGGAACCACGGAAATTTTCTCGACCGTCCCGCAACCGGGCATCAAGGCGGCAACGATCGCATGTCCCACTTCGTGATAGGCGACGGTTTTCTTCTCCAATTCGTTGAGAATTCGCGATTTCTTCTCCAATCCCGTAATAATCCGCTCGATCGCCTCGTTAAAATCCGCCATCATCACCGCCACGCGATTTTTACGCGCCGCCAACAACGCCGCCTCGTTGACCAAATTCGCCAAATCCGCCCCCGCAAATCCGGGAGTTCGGGCCGCGATCTTGTCGAGATCCACATCGTCGTCGAGTTTCACCAGTTTGGCGTGCACCTTGAGAATCGCCTCGCGTCCGCTCTTGTCCGGGCGGTCTACCACCACCTGGCGATCGAAGCGTCCGGGACGCAACAGCGCCGGATCGAGGACTTCCGGGCGGTTGGTGGCGGCGAGCAAGATCACCCCGGTATTCGGCTCGAATCCGTCGAGTTCGGCGAGCAGTTGGTTGAGGGTTTGTTCCCGTTCGTCATTTGTACCTAACATCGGCCCGGCGCCCATGCGCGATTTGCCCAAGGCGTCCAACTCGTCGATAAACACCAAACAGGGCGCTTGGGCTTTGGCTTGCTCGAACAGGTCGCGCACCCGCGAGGCGCCGATCCCGACGAACAGCTCGATAAATTCCGAGCCGGAAATGCTGAAAAACGGCACTCCCGCTTCTCCGGCGATCGCCCGGGCGAGCAGAGTTTTCCCGGTTCCCGGCGGGCCGACGAGCAACACCCCTTTCGGGATTTTCGCCCCCAAACGGGTGTATTTGGCCGCATGTTTGAGAAAATCGACGATTTCTTCGAGTTCGACTTTGGCTTCGTCTACCCCCGCCACGTCGTCAAAACAGACCCCGGTAGACCCTTCCGAGTAGATGCGGGCTTTGCTTTTGCCGATCGTGAGCGCCGCCGGACCGCCACCGCCGCGCGATCGGCTCATCGCCCATCCCCAAAAGGCAAACAGCAACAGCAGGGGTAAGGCCCAACTCAAAATAATGGCGATCGTGCCGCCTTCGTGAGAGCGGGGCGCGGAAAATTCGACGCCGTGTTCGCGCAGTAATCGCACCAAGTTTCCATCGCTGGCGACGGGAAAAGTTTCGTAAGTTTTTGGTGGACGATCGCCCTGGCTGTCTTCTCTTAATGTATATTCGATGCGATCGCCGCCTACAGTCGCTTTTTGTACCCGTCCCGCCTCTATTTGTGAGAGAAACTCGCTATAAGGCACCCGCGTCGTTTGGGGCGACTGGAAAAATAGAAAGTTCAGCAGCAGTAACCACACCAGTAAAAAGATGATGCTGCGTCCGAAACGCCGGATATCCGACAGTTTTGGGGATTGATTCGAGTTGGGATCTTCAGCCATGTTCGATCGCTCCTTTGCCGCCGACCGGGGAACGGGCGGGGGCGAGATAGTTGCCAAACCACTGACAGGCCAATCGAGCCACTTCGGCTAAGGCTCCGGGTTCTTCAAATAAGTGAGTTGCCCCGGGGACGATCGCGAGCTGTTTCGGCACGCTCAATTGGCTTAAAGCATCTTCGTTGATGCCGAGAACGGGAAAATCGCGACCGCCGACAATCAACAAGGTGGGCGATCGCACTTGCGGTAATACCCCCAGGGCTAAATCGGGACGCCCCCCACGGGAAACAATCGCACTGACGCGATCGCCCCGTTCCACGGCGGCGACTAAGGCGGCTGCCGATCCGGTACTGGCTCCGAAATACCCGATCGCCAGCGATCGGGTGGCCGGACATTGTATCAACCAATCCGTCGCCCCGACCAAACGCCGCGCCAAGCGCGGAATGTCAAAGCGCAATTGATGCCGGGTGCGATCGTCGATCGCCTCTTCTTCGGCGGTAAGCAGGTCGATGAGTAAGGTGGCGAACCCCGCCGATTGCAGCATCCGGGCGACGTAGCGATTGCGCGGGCTGTGGCGACTGCTCCCACTCCCGTGCGCGAACAACACCACCCCCCGAACCTGGGGCGGCAATCCGAGGGTTCCGGTGAGTTCGACCGTTCCCAGGTTCACGGCGACTTCAAATTCGCGATCGGGCCAATCGAGGGGGTGGGGCATTGGAGATTTTAGATTTTAGGTTTTAGATTGGGGATTGAGGCGGGGATCCGTGCAGGTAGGATGCCTGCACTCCTTTTTAGGTTTTTATCCCTAACTTATTGGCTTTTGCTAGTAGCTGACAGACCTCTTCATCGCTGGTTTGCGAAAAATCTTCGTACCAGGCGCTAATCGAATAAAGGTGTTGGGGACAAAGCAAACAAAGGACGCGATCGACGTCTTGCTGCAAGTCGGTGCAGGTTTGCGGGGGGGCGACGGGAACCGCCACGACGATCGCCCGGGGTTGCTGTTCGCGGATGGCCCCGATCGCCGCGCGCAGGGTCGAACCCGTGGCGATGCCGTCGTCGATTAAAATAACAGTGCGATCGCCCAAGTTCAATCCGGGGCGATCGCCGCGATAGAGCCGTTCGCGCCGTTGTAATTCCCGTTGTTCCCGTGCTTCTACTCGGGCGATCGCTTCGTCAGAGATATTGAGGGAACGAACCAGATCCCAGTCTACGGTCTTCACTCCTCCCGGGGCGATCGCCCCCATCGCCAGTTCGCAGTGACCCGGCACCCCCAATTTACGCACCAAACATAAATCTAAGGGCAATTCCAGCGCCCGGGCCACTTCGTAAGCGACGGGAACGCCCCCACGGGGTAGGGCTAAAACCACCGCATCGGGTCGGCGAGCATAGGGGCGCAGTCGTTGCGCCAGCAACTGACCCGCCTGGGTTCGATCTTTAAAGTGCATAGTCTTGATTTCTCCCCTTTTGACGATTGCTCCCGTTGGCGATCGCCCCTCAAAAGTACACCGCAGCTAACCCGTCACGGTCGGTTCGCCATCTTCCACGGTTTTCAACCAATACAACCAACCCAATGCTTCGCCGATTTGAGCTTGCACGCGAGGGTGGATCGGTCTGCCAATTTTGAGCAGTTCGGCGATTAAAAATTCCCACGATCGCAGCCCGACAGGCGCCAGTTGAATCCATTCCGGCGCCACGGGCAAAACTTTTGAAAAATCTGGCTGGGCTTTCAACCCCTCGGATGCGGATTCTTGAGGGTCTATCTTTGAATCGGGTTCTTTCCAAAAATCGGGAATTTCTTCCGGTTGTGCCTGTGGATCGTCGGCGATCGGCGGATCTCTCGATAAATTGTCAAACATTTTTCAATCTCCTAATCTTTCACGGTTAAGAATTTTGTGAACTACCGCTATTGAATCAAAGATTACAATAGCGGCTTCCCTCTTCACTGGGGACTGCGCTAGATAGAACTGAAGTTCTACCACCTCGTCTTACATCCCCTCTAAGGGCAGTAGAGCTAGTCCCTAACTCTAATATCCGTAAGCCTTCATTTTTGAGATTAATGGCGGCATTGATATCCCTGTCATGACGAGTTTGGCAATGTTCGCAAGTCCAGCTTCTCGCATCAAGAGACAGACTTTGGATTTGATTGAGGCATACATGGCAGGTTTTAGAGGAAGGAAAAAATCGATCGACTTCTAGATAAACTTTTCCTTCTAATTCAGCCTTGTACTTTAACATCGTACAAAACATTCCCCAACCGACATCACTAATCGCTTTGGCGAGTTTGCGATCGCGAACCATGCCTATCCCCCCTTTAGTTCCCCCCTTATTAAGGGGGGTTAGGGGGGATTCGACCACAATCACTTGGTTTTCGTTCACTATCTTACGGGATAGCTTGTGGAGAAAATCTTCACGACAGCGACTTATTTTGGCGTGAATCTTAGCAACTTTTACCCGCGATTTATTGTGGTTGTTGCTGCCTTTCCTTTTTCGAGCGTGTTTTTGCTGTTTTCTTTTTAGGTTTCGCGCGTGTTTATCAAAATACTTGGGATTATTGTATTTCGACCCCTCACTGGTAATCGCAAAATCGGTCAGCCCTAAATCAATGCCAATTGCTTTTCCTTTAGTTGAGGGAAAGGGAGGTTCTTCTCTACCCTCCACCAAAACTGAAACATAATATTTACCATCTGGATTTTTGGAGAGGGTTACAGTTTTGATTTTTCCCTCAAAACTTCGATGCTGACGACAACGCACTAACCCAACTTTAGGCAGTTTGATGTAACTTCCCTCAAACTTAACATTTTGAGGATAACTGATAGATTGCCTTCCCTGCTTGGATTTGAATCGGGGTAATTTTGCCCGTTTCTCAAAGAAGTTTCGATAAGCGGTCGATAAGTTCAACGCCACGACTTGCAAGCATTGGGAATAGACATCTTTTTTGAGCCAAGGGTATTCCTTTTTGAGGGCAGGTAATAATCCCTGAAGATAACCCCTTGACAAGCCTTTTCCGGTCGCTCGATAAGTCTCTTGGCACAAATTTAACGCATAGTTCCAATACCAACGACAGCAACCAAAGCTCTTGGCTAAAGTCGCTTGTTGCTCGGGGGTTGGATAGATGCGGTATTTGTACGCCTTGAACATTATCGCCGATATAGCCAGATGATAAGATTATAATTGATTTGCCGAAGAGTCGCTTTCATCCCACGATTCACCTTCGGTAGAATCGGGGAATTCCCACTCCCATTGTTAAAATCGGAATTTTGTAGCGATTGAAGCCTCCGCCTCTACGCAATATTATAGGCCACCCTCGAAGGTCTTGTCGAATCGATGGAAGCGGTTTTAATCCGAGCTATTCTCCCTTTCGAGCGGGCGATCGCCGAGGGGTGACGAGGGATTAAAGGGCAATTTTTACCCCTTACAATTCTCAACATTTTGTAAAACTTCGATCGCGTTTGCTCCCGGGCAATCCACGCACAACAAGCGCGGCGATCGCCCGCTCTCCTTTTCAATCAAATTTGTCCGTTGGCTCCGATAAAGATTTCCATGGCATCGGCGTCGCCAACTGCGCTTAAAATGAAACGATTATCGACACAATCGCAACAGCTATGACTTCTACATTACCCCAGGAAAAGCGCTGGGAATTTTGGATCGATCGCGGCGGAACCTTTACCGATATCGTCGCCCGGCGCCCGGACGGAGAAACCGTCGTCTGCAAGCTGCTTTCCGAAAATCCGGACCGCTACAGCGACGCCCCGGTCGCCGGAATCCGCCAACTGCTCGGAATTGCCGACAGCGAAGCGATTCCCACCGAGGCGATCGCCGCGATTAAAATGGGAACCACCGTCGCTACAAACGCCCTGCTCGAACGCAAAGGCGATCGCACCGTCTTTGTCGTCACCCGAGGCTTTCGCGACGTCTTGCGAATCGGCTATCAAAACCGCCCGGACATCTTCGCCCGGGAGATCGTCTTACCGGAAATGCTTTACGAACGGGTCGTCGAAGTCGAAGAACGCTACAGCGCCGGAGGCGAGGAACTCCAACCCGTCAACGAAGCGCCCTTAGTCGCCGCCTTGCAAGACGCCTACGAGAGCGGGATTCGGGCCTGCGCGATCGCCCTGATGCACGGCTACCGCTACCCCCAACACGAACGCCAAATCGCGGCGATCGCCCGCGAGATCGGCTTTACCCAGATCTCCGTATCTCACGAAGTTAGCCCGCTCATGAAGCTCGTCAGTCGCGGCGATACCACCGTCGTCGATGCCTATCTTTCCCCCATTTTGCGGCGTTACATCGATCGCGTCGCCACCCAGCTAGACCCCGGCGGGCGCATCGAAAACCGCCTGATGTTCATGCAATCCAACGGCGGTTTGACCGACGCCCGCCAATTTCAAGGCAAAGACAGCATCCTTTCCGGCCCCGCCGGGGGCATCGTCGGCGCGGTGCAAACGAGCAAAATGGCCGGATTCGAGCAGATCGTCACCTTCGATATGGGCGGAACCTCCACCGACGTCGCCCATTACAACGGCGAGTACGAACGGGAATTTGAAACCGAAATCGCCGGAGTGCGCCTGCGAACGCCGATGATGTCGATTCACACCGTCGCGGCGGGGGGCGGTTCGATCTTGATCTTCGACGGATCCCGTTACCGAGTCGGTCCCGAGTCGGCGGGGGCGAATCCCGGTCCGGCGTGTTACCGCAACGGCGGCCCGTTGACGGTCACCGACGCCAACGTGATGTTAGGTAAAATTCAGCCCGACTTTTTCCCTCACGTGTTCGGTCCCGACGGCAATTTACCCCTCGATGTGGAGGTGGTTCGGCACAAGTTTGCCGACATGGCCCGGGAAATTCACGAGCAAACGGGAGACGATCGCACCCCGGAACAAGTCGCCGAGGGGTTTTTGGCGATCGCGGTCGAAAATATGGCCAACGCGATTAAAAAGATTTCCCTCCAGCGCGGCTACGACCTCTCGAACTATACTTTGTGTTGTTTTGGCGGGGCGGGCGGCCAACATGCCTGCAAAATTGCCGAAACCTTGGGGGTCGATCGCATTTTCATCCATCCCTTTGCGGGGGTGCTTTCCGCTTACGGCATGGGATTGGCGGACGTGCGCGCGATCGCGCAACAGGCGATCGAAGCGCCGTTAACTGCAGAGGGCATGGCTCAATTATACGATGTTGTCCGGAAGTTAGAAGAGAAGGCCAAAAGCGAGATCGATTCCGGCGATCGCGCGATCGCCGTGCAGTGCAAAGTCCGGTTAAAATATCGCGGCACCGATTCGACCTTAACCGTTGATTTTGCCGACGATCCGGCAGTGATGAAAGGTGAGTTTGAAACCGCCCACCAGCAGCGTTACGGCTTCGTGCAAAGCGATAAACCTTTAGTCGTCGAGGCGATCGCCGTCGAAGCGATCGATCGCATGGCGATTCCCGAAGAAAAGGCGATCGATCGCCGCAGTTCGGAAGTTCCCGAACCCAAAGCCAGAGTGAGAATGTACGTGGGCGATCGCTACTGCAACACCCCGGTGTTCGATCGCGCCGACTTGCAACCGGGCGATCGCCTCTTCGGTCCGGCGATCGTTATCGAAGAAACGGGCACCAATATTATCGATCGCGGTTGGGAAGCGTACACGAGCGATCGCAATCATTTAATTCTCAATCGCCTCAAAGTAGACGACCCCGCGATCGCGCAATCCACAGAAATAAACCATGCTCAACCCGATCCGGTACGCTTGGAAATCTTCAACAATCTTTTCCGGGCGATCGCCGAACAAATGGGAATCGCCCTCCAAAATACCTCATCTTCAGTTAATATCAAAGAACGGCTCGATTTCTCCTGCGCTTTATTCGATGCCGAGGGCGAACTCGTCGCCAACGCCCCTCATATTCCCGTTCATTTAGGCTCGATGAGCGAAAGCGTGCGTGCCTTAATTCAAGCTCGCGGCGATCGCTTAAAACCCGGAGAAGTTTATATCTCCAACAACCCCTACAACGGCGGGACGCACTTACCGGATATTACCACGATTACCCCCGTCTTTGAAGGTCACGAAATCTTATTTTATGTCGCCTCGCGCGGCCACCACGCCGACATCGGCGGCATTACCCCCGGTTCGATGCCACCCAGCAGCAAGACCGTAGAAGAAGAAGGGATTTTATTCGATAATTTCCAACTGGTCAAAGCTGGAAAGTTTCAAGAAACCGAGTTATTACAAAAACTCAATTTCGGCGCCTATCCCGCCCGCAACTGTACCCAAAATATCGCCGATTTGCAAGCTCAAATTGCGGCGAACGAACGGGGAGTGCAAGAATTGAGAAAAACGATCGACCAATTTGGTTTGGAAACTGTGCGTGCTTATATGAAACACGTACAAAATAATGCCGAAGAATCGGTCAGGCGCGTCATTCAAGTGTTAAAAGATGGCAATTTTTGCTATCAGATGGACGGCGGCGGCCAAATTCAAGTTAAAATTACGATCGATCGCGATCGCCGCAGCGCCACCATCGACTTTAGCGGCACCTCCAACCAACTCAACAGCAATTTTAACGCCCCGGAAGCGGTTTGTAAGGCGGCGGTGCTTTACGTATTTCGCACGTTGGTAGACGACAATATTCCTTTGAATGCGGGATGTTTGAAACCGCTACAAGTGATAATTCCCGAAGGATGTTTGCTCAATCCGCGCTATCCGGCGGCAGTCGTGGCGGGGAATGTAGAGACTTCCCAGGCGATCGTCGATGCCTTATACGGCGCCCTCGGCGTCATGGCCGGATCTCAGGGAACAATGAATAATTTTACCTTCGGCAGCGATCGCTATCAATATTACGAAACGATTTGCGGCGGTTCCGGCGCCGGACCCGGTTACCACGGAACCGATGCCGTTCACACTCACATGACCAATTCGCGTCTCACGGACCCGGAGGTATTGGAATGGCGGTTCCCGGTGTTACTCGAACAGTTTGCTATCCGCCCGGATAGTGGCGGAAATGGACAATATCGGGGCGGAAATGGCGCGATCCGGCGCTTGCGCTTCCTCGAACCCATGACGGCGGCGATTTTGTCGAGTCATCGCGCGATCGCGCCATTTGGCTTACAAGGCGGCGGCGACGGCGCCCTCGGTAAAAATAGCGTCGAACGGACGGACGGTACGGTAGAAGTTTTAGGATCTACCGATGTCGCCCAAATGAATCCCGGCGATGTTTTTATCATTGAAACCCCAGGCGGTGGCGGGTTTGGGGCGATCGCACCTCCCTCTGTATAGAGTTTGGCGATAGGGATTTTTAAACCCCTTGACGCTTCCCATCTCGCTATTTCAATCGACGAGAACGAAACAATAAGGAGGAAAGAAATCTATATTCCTTCCTCCTTTAAAAAGCTCAATTTAGGCTTTTTAGGCTTTAAGCATTATCGATTTTTTGCTTAACCTTTTCTTTCATGTTTTCTTTAGCGTGTTCCGCTTGGGCTTCGATTTGTTTGGCTTTCCCTTCCGCTTTATCTTGGGGGTCGCCCGTCACTTCGCCCATTGCTTCTTGAGCTTTTCCTTCTAAGTTTTTCGCCGTAGCTTCGAGCTTATTGTCGTTACTCATATTGCAAAGCTCCTTTTACTAAATTGCTTTGTTTCAACTGTTCCTATCATAGAAATTAAAGAACTGAGATGTCTCCATCTGGCGATATATTCCATCAAAATAATTAATCTATCTTTTGGAGGTTGGAAGGGTTTTTAAGAATATATTGGTTACTCTAAAATTCACAAAATAAAATTGCTATACAAACAACAACTCGATCGCCCGTCCTCTACAATAGAGAACCTGCGATCGAGCAGTTGAGCCAAAATCAATAATTTTGAAGCTGAGTTACAATAGGAAATTAATCCCGAATCGAATTAACGGCGATCGCCCGTCGAATTCAGTTGCTGTTGTTTCTCAGCCAATTCTTCTTTCATATTTTCTACGGTATGCTCTTTCTGGGCTTCGACTTGCTTCGCTTCCCCTTCCGCTTTCGCTTGGGGGTCGCCCGTCAACTCGCCGAGAGCCTCTTGAGCTTTCCCTTCGAGGTTTTTGGCCGTGGCTTCTACTCGTTTCTCAATACTCATACATCTCTCCTCGATGCGTCAAAAACTGAAATTTTAAAAAGCTAATCTTTAACTTGCTTCTCTATTCCAACTTAGATAAAATTGCCTCAGAGTTCATCTACCTACAGACAGATTTCTCAAAAAGTCATGATGATTCCGTGGTGCGGGCATCCTCACCGTACCACAAGGCTCGATCGCCCATCCTGCCTGCTTTTTTAGAAACTGAAAATAAGTCCCACTGTCTCAAGTTAAAACCTAAAACCTAAAATCTAAACTCTAAAATTCCCCATGGCAGAATTTAAGCTTCAATCCCCCTTCAAACCCACTGGAGATCAACCCAAGGCGATCGCCCAACTCACCAAAGGACTCCAACGAGGACAACCCTTCCAAACCTTACTCGGCGCGACGGGAACGGGCAAAACATTTACGATCGCCGCGACCATCGAAAAAATCGGCAAACCTACCCTAGTACTCGCCCACAACAAAACCCTCGCCGCGCAATTATGCAACGAATTGCGGCAATTCTTCCCAGAAAATGCCGTCGAATATTTCATCAGTTATTACGATTACTATCAACCGGAAGCTTATATCGCCGTTACCGATACCTACATCGAAAAAAGTGCCTCGATTAACGACGAAATCGATATGTTGCGACATTCCGCGACGCGATCGCTATTCGAGCGCCAAGATGTTATTGTCGTTGCTTCAATTAGCTGCATCTACGGTTTAGGAATACCTTCCGAATACCTAAAAGCTGCGATTCCGCTCAAACTGGGCGAAGAGGTCAACCAACGCCAACTCTTGCGCGATTTAGCGACGATTCAATATACCCGCAACGATATCGAACTCGGACGAGGACGCTTTCGGGTTCGCGGCGACGTTCTCGAAATCGGTCCGGCGTATGAAGACCGCATCATCCGGGTCGAATTTTTCGGCGACGAAATCGACGCAATTCGCTATCTCGACCCGGTGAGCGGGGAAATTTTGCAAAGTGTTCGGGCTTTAAATATCTACCCCGCCCGTCACTTTGTGACCCCAGAAGATCGATTAGAAGAAGCTTGTGAGGAGATCGCGGGAGAACTCGAACGGCAACTCGCCGAACTGGAAAAAGCCGGAAAACTCCTCGAAGCGCAACGTCTGGAACAACGCACCCGCTACGATTTGGAAATGTTGCGCGAAGTCGGGTATTGCAACGGCGTCGAAAACTATTCGCGCCACCTCGCCGGACGCCAAGCGGGGGAACCGCCGGAATGCTTGATCGACTATTTCCCGGAAGATTGGTTGCTGATCGTGGATGAGTCTCACGTCACCGTGCCGCAAGTCCGGGGAATGTATAACGGCGATCGATCGCGCAAACAGGTTTTGATCGATCACGGTTTTCGGTTGCCGAGTGCGGCGGACAATCGCCCGTTAAAAGCACAGGAATTTTGGCAAAAAGTCAATCGCTGTATTTTCGTTTCGGCGACGCCGGGAGACTGGGAAATCGAGCAGTCGCAAGGTCAAATTGTCGAACAAATTATCCGTCCGACCGGGGTACTCGACCCGGAAATTTTCGTGCGTCCGACCGAGGGACAAGTTGACGATTTACTCGGCGAAATTCAAGAGCGCGCCAACCGTGACGAACGGGTTTTAGTCACGACGTTAACGAAGCGAATGGCGGAAGATTTGACGGAATATTTCCAAGAACGGGGGATCCGGGTGCAATATTTACATTCCGATATTGATTCGATCGCCCGGATCGAAATTTTACAAGGACTGCAACAAGGCGAGTTCGACGTTCTCATCGGTGTCAATTTATTGCGCGAGGGTTTAGATTTACCGCAAGTGTCGTTAGTGGCGATTTTAGATGCAGATAAAGAAGGCTTTTTACGCACGGAGCGATCGCTCATTCAAACCATCGGACGGGCGGCGCGTCACGTGCGCGGTCAGGCGATTATGTATGCGGATAATTTAACGGAAAGTATGCAAAAGGCGATCGCGGAAACCGAACGCCGCCGTCAAATTCAGCAAGAGTATAACTACAACCACGGCATCACGCCGCAACCAATTGTCAAGACGGGAATTAATTCAATTTTGGCTTTTTTAGATGTATCTCGTCGTTTGCATAAAGACGGGATCGCGGCGATCGCCAAAATAGACTTTCCCGAAGATTTACCGTTAGAAGAAATTCCCAATTTAGTCAATGAATTAGAAACTCAAATGAAGGAAGCCGCGCAAAACTTAGAGTTTGAAGAAGCAGCGAAATTGCGCGATCGCATCAAGCATCTGCGCGAAAAAATGCTGGGACATTAATTTTCTAGAACATCCCGAGGGCGATCGACGGACTCCTCTACAAATTAGACTTAGAATCTTCTGGTGATGCGGGCATCCTGCCCGTGACGAATTTCTTCTTTATTTCAAATAGAATCAATTCTACAATGTAACAAAAAGAGTCATGAAACTCTCTGCAATTTTAACCCTTTTCCTCATTTTTAACTTATTCTTTTGCCAAGGATGTATCGCCTCCGACCTCGAAATCCCGATCGCCTCCAGTCGGCTCGACCCTCAAGATTGCCCGGGGTGCGATTTCAGCGAAGCCAATTTAAGTGGCAGGGATTTGCAAGGGGCGAATTTAGAAAATGCCAATCTGACTCAAGCAAATTTGAAAGAAACCAATTTACAATCGGCCAATTTAAAAGGTGCGATGTTGGAAAATGCCAATTTAACAAAAGCGAATTTAACCGACGCTCAACTACAAGGTGCGAAATTAAATCGCGCCAATTTAAGTGAAACAATTTTAATCAAAGCCCAATTGCAAGGAGCCAATCTCAACGATGCCAATCTCAGTTCGGCTCGCTTGAATAATGCAAAATTAATCAGCGCCCAACTGGTTAATGCCAAGTTAACGGGCGCTAAATTAACGGGAACCAATCTCAACGGTGCAAATCTATGTTCGGCGATTATGCCGAATGGGGCGAGGTCAACCCAAAGTTGCCCGTAATACGGTCGATTGGCAACTCAACCCGAGACTCCGGCGGGGGTGGGGGCGCAACGGACGAGAATTCCGGTGCGATCTTGAATTTTGCGGGCGAAGGCGTGCAGCACTTCGGGACTGACTTGTTTGAGAACCCGTACGGGATAGGGGCGATCGCTCGCGTTAGAGTGGTCCCCGCGTCCTTCAAATTCGTGCTTGAGGGGTTTGGGTCGCGTGGGGGTGTTCAGTTGGATTTCGTCGGGTTGTAATTCTTGCATTCGGCGGATGTATTCCGCTTGGGTGGCTTCGTCCCACGGGGTTAGCAGCATGGTTTGAATGCCGACTTCGCCGCGATACTGTTGGCGGAAGCGGACGATACCTTGCCACAACTGGTCTAAGCTAATCGGCGGATGCGGTCGGCTGACCCGTCGCAGTTGGTCGTCGGAAACGGCGTCTAGCTTGACGGAAATGCGATCGGCGAAGGTAAGGGCTTCGCAAACGTCGGGATCGTTTAAGGTGGTGGCGTTGGTGAGGACGGAAAGGGGACGGTGAGTGAGTTGTTTAATTTCTTGGAGAATTTCTTTTAAGTTGAGGGCGAGGGTCGGTTCGCCACTGCCACTTAAGGTAATCACGTCAACGTCCCAGGGGGCAAAGGCTTTGAGGTCTTCGAGAATTTTTTCGGTGGGAACGTAAATGGCCCGATCGCCTGTTTTGACTTCGATTTCGCCTAACTGGCAGTACACGCAATTAAACGAGCAGGTGGAAACGGTTCCGATCGGATCGATGCCGAGCGATCGCCCGTACCGCCACGAGGACACCGGACCGTAAACCGAACAAAAGTTAGTGGTTTGATTCGATGACATCACAGTTTC from Oxynema aestuarii AP17 harbors:
- a CDS encoding hydantoinase B/oxoprolinase family protein translates to MTSTLPQEKRWEFWIDRGGTFTDIVARRPDGETVVCKLLSENPDRYSDAPVAGIRQLLGIADSEAIPTEAIAAIKMGTTVATNALLERKGDRTVFVVTRGFRDVLRIGYQNRPDIFAREIVLPEMLYERVVEVEERYSAGGEELQPVNEAPLVAALQDAYESGIRACAIALMHGYRYPQHERQIAAIAREIGFTQISVSHEVSPLMKLVSRGDTTVVDAYLSPILRRYIDRVATQLDPGGRIENRLMFMQSNGGLTDARQFQGKDSILSGPAGGIVGAVQTSKMAGFEQIVTFDMGGTSTDVAHYNGEYEREFETEIAGVRLRTPMMSIHTVAAGGGSILIFDGSRYRVGPESAGANPGPACYRNGGPLTVTDANVMLGKIQPDFFPHVFGPDGNLPLDVEVVRHKFADMAREIHEQTGDDRTPEQVAEGFLAIAVENMANAIKKISLQRGYDLSNYTLCCFGGAGGQHACKIAETLGVDRIFIHPFAGVLSAYGMGLADVRAIAQQAIEAPLTAEGMAQLYDVVRKLEEKAKSEIDSGDRAIAVQCKVRLKYRGTDSTLTVDFADDPAVMKGEFETAHQQRYGFVQSDKPLVVEAIAVEAIDRMAIPEEKAIDRRSSEVPEPKARVRMYVGDRYCNTPVFDRADLQPGDRLFGPAIVIEETGTNIIDRGWEAYTSDRNHLILNRLKVDDPAIAQSTEINHAQPDPVRLEIFNNLFRAIAEQMGIALQNTSSSVNIKERLDFSCALFDAEGELVANAPHIPVHLGSMSESVRALIQARGDRLKPGEVYISNNPYNGGTHLPDITTITPVFEGHEILFYVASRGHHADIGGITPGSMPPSSKTVEEEGILFDNFQLVKAGKFQETELLQKLNFGAYPARNCTQNIADLQAQIAANERGVQELRKTIDQFGLETVRAYMKHVQNNAEESVRRVIQVLKDGNFCYQMDGGGQIQVKITIDRDRRSATIDFSGTSNQLNSNFNAPEAVCKAAVLYVFRTLVDDNIPLNAGCLKPLQVIIPEGCLLNPRYPAAVVAGNVETSQAIVDALYGALGVMAGSQGTMNNFTFGSDRYQYYETICGGSGAGPGYHGTDAVHTHMTNSRLTDPEVLEWRFPVLLEQFAIRPDSGGNGQYRGGNGAIRRLRFLEPMTAAILSSHRAIAPFGLQGGGDGALGKNSVERTDGTVEVLGSTDVAQMNPGDVFIIETPGGGGFGAIAPPSV
- a CDS encoding CsbD family protein, with translation MSNDNKLEATAKNLEGKAQEAMGEVTGDPQDKAEGKAKQIEAQAEHAKENMKEKVKQKIDNA
- a CDS encoding CsbD family protein, which translates into the protein MSIEKRVEATAKNLEGKAQEALGELTGDPQAKAEGEAKQVEAQKEHTVENMKEELAEKQQQLNSTGDRR
- the uvrB gene encoding excinuclease ABC subunit UvrB — its product is MAEFKLQSPFKPTGDQPKAIAQLTKGLQRGQPFQTLLGATGTGKTFTIAATIEKIGKPTLVLAHNKTLAAQLCNELRQFFPENAVEYFISYYDYYQPEAYIAVTDTYIEKSASINDEIDMLRHSATRSLFERQDVIVVASISCIYGLGIPSEYLKAAIPLKLGEEVNQRQLLRDLATIQYTRNDIELGRGRFRVRGDVLEIGPAYEDRIIRVEFFGDEIDAIRYLDPVSGEILQSVRALNIYPARHFVTPEDRLEEACEEIAGELERQLAELEKAGKLLEAQRLEQRTRYDLEMLREVGYCNGVENYSRHLAGRQAGEPPECLIDYFPEDWLLIVDESHVTVPQVRGMYNGDRSRKQVLIDHGFRLPSAADNRPLKAQEFWQKVNRCIFVSATPGDWEIEQSQGQIVEQIIRPTGVLDPEIFVRPTEGQVDDLLGEIQERANRDERVLVTTLTKRMAEDLTEYFQERGIRVQYLHSDIDSIARIEILQGLQQGEFDVLIGVNLLREGLDLPQVSLVAILDADKEGFLRTERSLIQTIGRAARHVRGQAIMYADNLTESMQKAIAETERRRQIQQEYNYNHGITPQPIVKTGINSILAFLDVSRRLHKDGIAAIAKIDFPEDLPLEEIPNLVNELETQMKEAAQNLEFEEAAKLRDRIKHLREKMLGH
- a CDS encoding pentapeptide repeat-containing protein encodes the protein MKLSAILTLFLIFNLFFCQGCIASDLEIPIASSRLDPQDCPGCDFSEANLSGRDLQGANLENANLTQANLKETNLQSANLKGAMLENANLTKANLTDAQLQGAKLNRANLSETILIKAQLQGANLNDANLSSARLNNAKLISAQLVNAKLTGAKLTGTNLNGANLCSAIMPNGARSTQSCP